The DNA window CGATACTCAGCTTATGGCCGCGTTTCTTGGTCACGGCCTGTCAACAGGTTTTGCGACTCTGGTTGAAGAATATCTTGGTGTGGAACTAGATAAGAGTGAGTCACGTACCGACTGGATGGCTCGGCCACTCACACAAAAGCAGCTTGATTACGCTGCGGCAGATGTTCATTACCTGTGGCCACTTTATGAAATTCTGCTCGACAAAGTGATCGAAGCTGGCTGGTGGAGTGCAGTGCAGCAAGAGAGTGACTTACTTGTATCTAAGCGTATTCGTGAAGTGAATGAAGAGAATGCCTATCTTGATATAAAAGGTGCCTGGCAGCTAAAACCGTCAGAGCTGGCTGTTTTAAAACCACTTGCGACTTGGCGTTATCATCAGGCTATTAAACGAGACCTAGCCCTGAACTTCGTCTTTAAAGAAGGAGACTTGCTGACGGTTGCCCGACTTGGTTTAACTGGCTTTAAGAAAATGGAAGCAGAAGGGATTGATATCCGTGCAATTAACCGCCACGGAGCAAAAATTGCCGCTATCGTTAAAAAAGCCAAGCAGATACCTGCAGATGAATACCCAGCGAAAATCGATCGTCTGATGGATTATCCGGGTTACAAGCAAGTATTCAAGAATATGAAAGATATTGTGAAAAATGCATCTCAGAAATCAGGCCTGGCCACTGAGTTTCTTGCTTCTAAAAAGCAGATTAACCAGCTGATCAGCTGGGTATGGAAGAAGGAGCGCGATCCGGCAAAACTGCCTGATGTGATGCAAGGATGGCGTCTTGAGCTTATCGGTGACAAGATGAATAAAGCGCTTAAGTAACAACAAACAAAAGGTTGGCGATGAAGCCAACCTTTTTATGTCACGCACATTAGTTTGTCGATTACTTCTCGTCGTCAGGTAGTTTAACGTTGAGCTCAAGTACTGAGATATCGTCATCTTTGTGCTCAAAGGTCAGGTCAACCATATTCGGGTCGATATCGACGTATTTGCCAATCACCTTCAAAATGTCCTCTTTTAATTGAGGCAGGTAAGAAGGCGCTGGGTCATTTTGGCTGCGACGTTCTGCTACGATGATTTGCAGGCGTTCTTTAGCCAAGCTTGCCGATGTTTTCTTCTGAGGACGGAAAAATTCTAATAATGACATATCTAGCCTCCGAACAGTCGTTTAAAGAGTCCTTTCTTCTCCTCAGTAAGGAAACGAAATTCAACCTGATTGCCTAGTAAGCGATCAACGGTGTCAGAGTAAGCCATACCAGCATCTGTGTTTTCATCAAAAGTGACAGGCACACCTTTGTTTGAAGCGTTCAGTACCGCCTGGCTTTCAGGGATCACGCCCAGCAGTGGAATGTGCAGAATTTCTTCAACGTCTTCTACACTTAGCATTTCACCTTGGTTAACACGCATAGGATTGTAACGAGTCAATAGAAGGTGCTGTTTTACTGGCTCTAGTCCCTGCTCTGCACGCAGTGACTTCGAGTCCAGAATGCCCAGAATACGGTCTGAGTCGCGCACTGAAGATACTTCAGGGTTTGTTGTCACAATAGCTTCGTCTGCGTAATACAGCGCCATCAGAGCACCTTGCTCAATACCCGCTGGCGAATCACAGATGATGAAGTCAAAACCCATCTCACTCAGCTCATTGAATACACGCTGCACACCATCTTTGGTCAGTGCATCCTTATCACGTGTCTGAGAAGCAGGAAGAATGAACAAGTTGTCTGTGCGTTTATCTTTGATCAGCGCTTGGTTTAACGTTGCTTCGCCGTTGATGACGTTGACAAAATCATAAACGACACGACGCTCACAACCCATAATAAGATCAAGGTTACGCAGGCCAATATCAAAATCAATTACCGCGGTTTTATTACCTTTAAGAGCCAAGCCAGACGCGATGGCTGCGCTTGAGGTGGTCTTACCGACGCCACCTTTACCAGATGTTATTACAATAATGCGTGCCATTTGTTTTCCTTTTTAAAACTATATTGTGAGTATCTCTAGATGTAATGATTCTTCGGTTTTACTGACCATCACTTTCTTTTGCCAATACTCACTCTCAATTTGATCGCTCAACCAGTAATCTCCAGAAATAGATACTAGTTCTGCTTGTAAATCGTGGCAAATAATCCGTGCCTCATGC is part of the Vibrio sp. B1FLJ16 genome and encodes:
- the minE gene encoding cell division topological specificity factor MinE; this encodes MSLLEFFRPQKKTSASLAKERLQIIVAERRSQNDPAPSYLPQLKEDILKVIGKYVDIDPNMVDLTFEHKDDDISVLELNVKLPDDEK
- the rnd gene encoding ribonuclease D, with amino-acid sequence MNYKIIIKNKDLEDVCAQARDADVVMLDTEFVRVRTFYPQLGLIQLFDGKNLSLIDPTELTDMSPFVELLKDTSVQKVLHACGEDLEVFQNAFGCTPFPMVDTQLMAAFLGHGLSTGFATLVEEYLGVELDKSESRTDWMARPLTQKQLDYAAADVHYLWPLYEILLDKVIEAGWWSAVQQESDLLVSKRIREVNEENAYLDIKGAWQLKPSELAVLKPLATWRYHQAIKRDLALNFVFKEGDLLTVARLGLTGFKKMEAEGIDIRAINRHGAKIAAIVKKAKQIPADEYPAKIDRLMDYPGYKQVFKNMKDIVKNASQKSGLATEFLASKKQINQLISWVWKKERDPAKLPDVMQGWRLELIGDKMNKALK
- the minD gene encoding septum site-determining protein MinD → MARIIVITSGKGGVGKTTSSAAIASGLALKGNKTAVIDFDIGLRNLDLIMGCERRVVYDFVNVINGEATLNQALIKDKRTDNLFILPASQTRDKDALTKDGVQRVFNELSEMGFDFIICDSPAGIEQGALMALYYADEAIVTTNPEVSSVRDSDRILGILDSKSLRAEQGLEPVKQHLLLTRYNPMRVNQGEMLSVEDVEEILHIPLLGVIPESQAVLNASNKGVPVTFDENTDAGMAYSDTVDRLLGNQVEFRFLTEEKKGLFKRLFGG